In one Actinomycetes bacterium genomic region, the following are encoded:
- a CDS encoding acyl carrier protein → MATQQEILAGLAEIVNEVAGVPADDVQMDKHFIDDLDVDSLSMVEVVVAAEERFGVKIPDDDVKGLATVGDAVAYIEKAGGAA, encoded by the coding sequence ATGGCCACCCAGCAGGAGATCCTCGCCGGCCTCGCCGAGATCGTGAACGAGGTCGCCGGCGTCCCCGCTGACGACGTCCAGATGGACAAGCACTTCATCGACGACCTGGACGTCGACTCGCTGTCCATGGTGGAGGTCGTCGTCGCAGCCGAGGAGCGGTTCGGCGTCAAGATACCGGACGACGACGTCAAGGGCCTGGCCACCGTGGGTGACGCGGTCGCCTACATCGAGAAGGCGGGCGGCGCGGCGTGA